Genomic window (Candidatus Binataceae bacterium):
CGTTGTCGAACGAGGCCGAGTCGGACTGGCCGTCATAGATCAGCGGCCAGATCTTGCCGAGATCCTCCCCCAGCACCGGGCTCGAGATCGCGCCCTGGCGGGCGCGGATCCAGTTGACGTTGCCGCGTACCGTGTTGATCTCGCCGTTGTGGCAGATCATCCGGAACGGGTGCGCTAGATCCCACGAAGGGAAAGTGTTGGTCGAGAAACGTTGGTGCACCAGCGCGAGCGCCGAGTCGGCGCGCGGGTCCTTCAGGTCGAGGTAGTACTCACCGACCTGATAGGCCATCAGCATGCCCTTGTAGCAGAGCGTGCGCGCCGACATCGACGGCACGTAGAATTCGCCGCCGTGCTGCAGCCGGAGGGACCGGATGGCGTGACCGGAGCTCTTGCGGATGATGTAGAGCTTGCGCTCGAGCGCATCGGTGACCGTGACGCCGGCGCCGGGGCCGATGAACACCTGGCGGATCACCGGCTCGAGCTTGCGCGCCGGCTCGGCGAGGTCCGAATTGTCCACCGGCACGTCCCGCCAGCCGAGCAGCTCCTGACCCTCGTCCTTGATGGCGCGCTCGATTTCGTATTCGCAGGCGAGCCGGCTCGCCGGATCGCGCGGCAGGAAGATCATGCCGACGCCGTAGCGGCCCGGCGGAGGCAACGCGACGCCGCGCGCGGCCATCTCCTCGCGCAGGAAACGATCGGGAATCTGGATCAGGATGCCGGCGCCATCCGACAGCTTCGGGTCCCAGCCCACCGCGCCGCGGTGGGTGAGATTCTTCAGAATCGTGAGTCCTTGATCGATGATCGCGTGCGATTTCCTGCCCTTGATGTGCGCGACAAAGCCGACGCCGCAAGCATCGTGCTCGTGCGCCGGGTCGTAGAGTCCCTGAACTCCAGGATGAAATCGCTCGCTCATGTGCAAGATATTGATATCCAAAGCCAAAACCGCCATTTCGCGGCGCCGCACAAAAACTCGGGGCGAACTTTGAAATATACCTGCGGGACTACGGCGTTACAAGGCTGCGGCGCCGCGGGCCGCCTAGGCAGATGCGGCGATGCTGTCGGAAACCAGCCGCGGATCTATGTTTTCGCGCAGGCTGGCTCGGCCGAGGGCATCCAGGAGCACAAAGCGCAGCCCGCCGGCCACCGCCTTCTTGTCGCCCCGCATCAGCTCGAGCAGGCGGGCGCTCTCGAGCGCTGGCCCGCGGACCGGCAGTCCGGCGCTCTCGATCAGGGTACGCACGCGCGCGACTTCCGCGGCGCCCAGGCCGCCGGAGCGCATCGAAAGTTCGGCTGCCATGACCATGCCGGCAGCGACCGCTTCGCCATGCAGCCAGTCGCCGTAGCCGAGCCCTAGCTCGATGGCATGGCCGAAGGTGTGGCCGAAATTCAGGATTGCGCGCAGCCCGCTCTCGCGCTCGTCCGCCGCCACGACCCGAGCCTTCAGCTCACAACAGCGTTGCACCGCGAATTGCAGCGCCTGCGGCCGGCGAGCGCGCAGCTTTGCCATGTTTGCTTCAAGCCATTCAACGAACTCCAGGTCCAGAATCAGGCCGTGCTTGATGACTTCGGCGAGACCGGCGCTCAGCTCCCGGTCCGGTAATGTCTCCAGAGTCGCCACATCGGCGATCACTGCACGCGGTTGATGGAACACGCCGATCATGTTCTTGCCGAGCGCGTGATTGATCGCCGTCTTGCCCCCGACCGACGAATCGACTTGCGCGAGCAGCGTCGTCGGCAGCTGCAGAAACGCGATGCCGCGCTGGTAGACCGCCGCCGCGAAGCCCGCGAGGTCGCCGACGACGCCGCCGCCAAGCGCGACCAGCAGGGCGTCGCGGCCGCAGCGCGCCGCGAGCATCGCTCCGATCACCCTGTCTAGCGTCTCCCAGCTCTTCGCTTGCTCGCCGTCTTCGACCACCACGGCGATCGGGCTCGCGCCAGCACGCCTCAGCGCACGCTCGACGCGCGCGAGATACAGCGGTGCCACCACCCGGTTCGTGACCACCGCGACCTGCCCGGAGCCGATCCATGGCCGGTAGAGCGCCGCCTCGTCGAGCAGCCCCGCGCCGATGTCGATCGAGTACGCCCGCGCGCCGAGCTCTAGGCGGACAGTCGGCATGAGTCCTGGAGCCGGCTCAGCAGCTCCTTGGCGAGCGTCTGCGCGCTCTGGCGTCCGGTCTCGAGCACTATCGCGGCGATCTCGCGATACAGCGGGTCGCGTTGCGCGTACAGCGTCTCCAGCGTCTTCTGCGGGTCAGGAGTCGCGAGCAAGGGCCGGTTGCGGTCGTGGCGCACGCGCTGCCAGAGCAAGCTGGGCCGCGCATGCAGATACACGACCGTGCCGCATGCCGCTAGCCGGCGGCGATTCGCCTCGGCGAGCACCGCGCCGCCCCCGGT
Coding sequences:
- the aroB gene encoding 3-dehydroquinate synthase: MPTVRLELGARAYSIDIGAGLLDEAALYRPWIGSGQVAVVTNRVVAPLYLARVERALRRAGASPIAVVVEDGEQAKSWETLDRVIGAMLAARCGRDALLVALGGGVVGDLAGFAAAVYQRGIAFLQLPTTLLAQVDSSVGGKTAINHALGKNMIGVFHQPRAVIADVATLETLPDRELSAGLAEVIKHGLILDLEFVEWLEANMAKLRARRPQALQFAVQRCCELKARVVAADERESGLRAILNFGHTFGHAIELGLGYGDWLHGEAVAAGMVMAAELSMRSGGLGAAEVARVRTLIESAGLPVRGPALESARLLELMRGDKKAVAGGLRFVLLDALGRASLRENIDPRLVSDSIAASA
- a CDS encoding shikimate kinase, which gives rise to TGGGAVLAEANRRRLAACGTVVYLHARPSLLWQRVRHDRNRPLLATPDPQKTLETLYAQRDPLYREIAAIVLETGRQSAQTLAKELLSRLQDSCRLSA